CCCTGTTGATGACGAGCCTCCCGTCGTAACTCAGGGAGGCGAAGAGCCAGGGGTCAGCAGAGGACCAGTCCACGGCATACACGCTGTCCTCGTGCTCCTCGTAGGTCGCGATGACGCTGTCCTGTGGGGGCTCCTGGCTCCTGCAAGGCACCAGAGACACGCATGAGCCAGGCGGCGGGGTGTCCTGCACGGGGCCGGCGGCCGGGGCCTCGTCCCCTCATCTGCGAGATGGGAAGACTGACAGCAGCCAGCCCTGGGCCGCACACACCCTCACACGGCCGTGAGGAGCGGGGCTCCTGCAGCGGCGTAGAAGCCACGCTACCACCGGGTGACACCTTGTTTTCTCCGGCTGGGGACCAGCAGGTGCCTGCGAGTCTGCCAGGGGCCCCGAGGTTCAGGGGGCGGTGACCGCAAACACCCACGAGGGCTGAGGAAAGGGTGACGAGAAGCAGAAAGGACCCTGGGGGCGCCCAGCGTGGCCCTGCCCTGCGCAGGGGTGTAGAGCTGGCCCGGGGCACGCGGGCCCCACTGGCTAGGCAGGAAGGGGCCAACGGTCCTGGCTTCAGGCTTCACGGCGTGCTCCGCCAGGGCTCCCGTGTCACCTCCCTTCAAACCGGAGTGACCGCTCTCCTTCTCCAGGAGCCCTGACCCGAGGGCCCCACCCGTGTGACACCGCGTGAGCCAGGAGAGCACAGAACTTGCCTGTCGACTGGGACAGGACATCACGCGCCGTCCACTCTGAGCGGCCACACCCCAAGCCCGCCCCAAGGGCACGGGCTCCTCTGGCACTTTCCTCCCATTCCTACACTCCGCGCTCCTAGACTCTCCGAGGACGCTCTTCTCCCCAACGAGACACCCGCCCTCTGGGTCCCACCCTGGCCTCCAGTGCTCTGGGACCATCCACTTCCTGCAACGCGGACCGGCCATGCCCAGCTGGACTTTGTTACCAACGCCGCGTGAAAATCCTCTTGGGGATTCTGTTCTGAGTTTGGTCAGTCACATGGACAGAGCACGGGAGCAGGACCGTGGGGACACCAATGTCGATGTCACTGCATCAGCCGGGCTTCCCACCCCGTGAGCCACACGGCAGCAGCTGTGCCCCCGCGAGGCTGCGTGCAGAGAGGCCGGGGAGGAGCGCCAAAGCCCACGGCACCACATCGGGAGTCACTGCACCAAAACCACCAGGACCGTGCTCCCAAACTGTGCCTCCACGTGCTTGAACAGAAAACAGACAGCTGTGGAAAAGGCCCCAATACTGAGATCCGTTCTCAAAAGTGAAGTTAGGCCAAGCTCAGGCATGTGCAGGGAGAATTCGGACAGCAGGACAGTAAAGAACCTCGATCAGAAGGACAAGCCCTGGCTGTACCGTCGGGCTCGACTGATCACTCAACTGGGGCTTATTCCAGACTGCCCTCCCTGGGATCCAGCAGCCGTGAGCCTCGGCATGCAGCTCCCCCACACGAGAAAAAGTGTGCTCGAAACACAAGAAATGTCCCCTTTTAGAGTCCACGTCACTGACAGAGAACACGGGCTCTCCCGACTTCTCTCTCCCGCCCACAGAAGCTGCAGGTGCACTCTGCTCGCAGCCGGGGGCTCCGACGTGAGCCCCGGACTGGGGCGCCCCTGCTCTGCACCAACCAGGAGTGGGACCCGCACAAGCCCCGGGCCCCCAAGAACCCCACTGTTCTTGGGGGCATGAGCCCTGGTTTGAAGAGCTAGCCCCTGAACAGATGCAATTAGGATTGGCGAATTCGCAACCAAGAGGCACGACTGCTGAGACGCCCCCAGGGTTTCCCACGTTCCCTATGGAACCTCGGGGCAAGAGGGCCGGGGACGCCCGCGTTTGGGGCTGACGGTGCCGGCCTGGAGTCTGCACCCCGCCACGGTGAGGGCCACCGGCCAACGACTGGACCACACATCTCAAACCCAAGCCTGAGAAGAGGACACCAATGACAATCTGTCGCCCACAGGGGCTAGCAAGTTCTCATGACTACCcgagcaaacatttaaagactaGTGACAGTCTTTAAAGTCCCCCGTATGGTGCTCAGCAAGAAAGCGGACAGACATGAGCCAGTCCACGTTTCAGAACCCACACAAGATGGCGTGAGCTGACCTAACCCGACCCCCAGGCCCACGTGGCGGGTACCAATGTCCTGCAGAACCGTGAGCCCCGGACCGGCAGTGGCGGAGGCCGCCCCGACCACACACGCAGACGCTCCTGACGTGAGCCGCCTCGACtgcggtgggcgggggggggggggggtctgggaGAAGGGAGCCCCCACACCACCGAGAGCGTGTGCCCTTACTTCTCCTCCGGACGGCGCTCCTCCTGGTCACTCAGGTCATCGTCGTCCACCAGGTGGCCGAAGGGCTCGGAGGAGATGGACACCATGTTGGACAGGATGACCCTGCTGTCGCTGCTGCCCGTGAGGACAAGCTGGTCGTGCGAGTGGTTGTAGCGGATGCTCCACACCCTGGGAGGCAAGCAGGCAGTTCTAGCTCTACTCGGACCCTCCTGGATGGGGTAAGAGCGGGGTCGCCGGGCCGTGGATCGCAGACCGCACGGTCTGACCTGAGAAGTTCCCAGCAGAGGGCCGGGCTTACTGCGTGTCTCTCTACAACCTTCTCCTAAGTCCTGGCCAGCCGAGACGAGGCCAAATGGAAGCGCAAACCTCGGAGGGAAAGGAGGGCTTGCGGCTCACCCTGCCAGCCAGGCTTCCTACGTCCTAACGGCAACAACTACACAACAACTACAAAGTACAGATTACGGATGACCTGGCAAGGGAGCCAAACCCCAGGGCAAGGTCCACGAGCAGCGGCCACGGGGCCCGGGGCACACACTCGCAGGGAGCTCAGTGAGCCGAGCGGAGTGCCGGCAGCCCGCACACGGGGTCGGGGAGGACGGCGGCCATCACGACACCTTCTGGAATCTGGCAAAACTGTACTGTAGCATGCCAGGTTTTTAAATGTCCTGATTGCAATCTCTACCTCCAAAACCAAtcatacgttatatgttaattgaatttaaattttaaaaaaaagaaaaaataaatgtcctgACTGCAAAAACATGCCTTCTAGTAAGTAATTCAAAAAAGTTAGGAACACAGACCAGAAAAAGTCAACTCTCCTGGAATGTGCCCACCCTGGCCTAAACAAGGACTCCTGGCAGTAGTTTCTAGACGTTTcttccacatacacacacacacacaagcagcaaaaacacacacacaagtacacatATGCAAACACGAAGAGGTGCACACCCATGTGCAAACATGCACACACCCTCACAAGCACACGTGCATACAAGCAATCACACACACAAGCGCGCACACACCCTCACGAGCACACATGCGCACAAGCACAcgatcacacacacacgcacacaccctcacgagcacacgtgcgcacaggcacacgatcacacacacacgcatgcgcaccCCCTCACGAGCACACGTGCGCACGGGCAcacgatcacacacacacaagcgcgCACACCCTCACGAGCACACGTGCGCACAGGCACACGATCACACACACAAGCGCGCACACACCCTCACGAGCACACGTGCGCACAGGAACACGATCACACACACAAGCGCACGCACCCCCTCACGAGCACACGTGCGCACAGGCACACGATCACACACACAAGCGCGCACACACCCTCACGAGCACACGTGCGCACGGGCACACGATCACACACACAAGCGCGCACACCCTCACGAGCACACATGCGCACGGGCACACGATCACACACACAAGCGCGCACACACCCTCACGAGCACACGTGCGCACGGGCACACGATCACACACACAAGCGCACACACCCTCACGAGCACACGTGCGCACGGGCACACGATCACACACAAGCGCACACACCCTCACGAGCACACGTGCGCACGGGCAcacgatcacacacacacaagcgcgCACACCCTCACGAGCACACGTGCGCACAGGAACACGATCACACACACAAGCGCGCACACCCTCACAAGCACACGTGCGCACAGGCACACgatcacacacacaagcacacgcaCCCCCTCACGAGCACACCTGCACACAGGAACATGATCACACACACAAGCGTGCACCCCCTCACGAGCACACGTGCGCAGAGGCACACGATCACACACACAAGCGCGCGCACACCCTCACGAGCACACGTGCGCACAGGCACACGatcacacacgcgcgcacacccTCACGAGCACACGTGCGCACAggcacacaatcacacacacgtgcacacacatgcgcacaggCACACGATCACACACACAAGCGCGCGCACACCCTCACGAGCACACGTGCGCACAGGCACACgatcacacacacaagcacacgcaCCCCCTCAcgagcacacgtgcacacaggcacacgatcacacacacaagcacacgcaCCCCCTCACGAGCACACGTGCGCACAGGCACACGATCACACACACAAGCGCGCACACCCTCACGAGCACACGTGCGCACAGGCACACgatcacacacacaagcatgcacacCCTCACGAGCACACGTGCGCACAGGCACACgatcacacacgcacacacaccctcacGAGCACACATGCGCCCAGGCACACGATCACACACACAAGCGCGCGCACACCCTCACGAGCACACGTGCGCACAGGCACACGatcacacacacgcgcacacaccctcacgagcacacgtgcgcacaggcacacgatcacacacacaagcacacgcaCCCCCTCACGAGCACACGTGCGCACAGGCACACGatcacacacacgcgcacacaccctcacgagcacacgtgcgcacaggcacacgatcacacacacgcgcacacacccTCACGAGCACACGTGCGCACAGGCACACGATCATACACACAAGCGCGCACACCCTCACGAGCACATGTGCGCAcgggcaacacacacacacgcacacaccctcaCGAGCACATGTGCGCACAggcacacaatcacacacacgcacacacaccctcacGAGCACATGTGCGCACAGGCACACGatcacacacgcgcacacacccTCACGAGCACACGTGCGCACAGGAACAcgatcacacacacacgcatgcgcaccCCCTCACGAGCACACGTGCGCACGGGCAcacgatcacacacacacaagcgcgCACACCCTCACGAGCACACGTGCGCACAGGCACACGATCACACACACAAGCGCACACGCTCACAAGCCCACGTGCGCACGGGCACACGATCACACACACAAGCGCGCACACCCTCATGAGCACACGTGCGCACAggcacacattcacacacaagcGCGCACACACCCTCACGAGCACACGTGCGCACGGGCACACGATCACACAAGCGCGCGCACACCCTCACGAGCACACGTGCGCACATGCACACGATCACACACACAAGCGCGCACACCCTCACGAGCACACGTGCGCACAGGCACACGATCACACACAAGCGCACACACGCTCACGAGCACACGTGCGCACGGGCACACGATCACACACACAAGCGCGCACACCCTCACGAGCACACGTGCGCACGGGCACACGATCACACAAGCGCACACACCCTCACGAGCACACGTGCGCACGGGCACACGATCACACAAGCGCGCACACCCTCACGAGCACACGTGCGCACGGGCACACGATCACACACACAAGCGCGCACACACCCTCACGGGCACACGTGCACACGGGCAcacgatcacacacacacaagcgcgCACACCCTCACGGGCACATGTGCGCACGGGCACACGATCACACACACAAGCGCGCACACCCTCACGGGCACACGTGCACACGGGCAcacgatcacacacacacaagcgcgCACACCCTCACGAGCACAGGTGCGCACAGGCACACGATCACACACACAAGCGCACACACCCTCACGAGCACACGTGCGCACAGGAACACGATCACACACATAAGCGCGCACACCCTCACGAGCACATGTGCGCACAGGAACACGATCACACACACAAgcgcacacacaccctcacaaGGACATGTGCGCACAAGCAATCACACACACAAGCGTGCACTTACACatccaaatacacacacacgccTCACTGGAATGGAAGTTAGCTTATACCAGGCACACTAGTCTGGAATGGATCTCTCACCTACTTTAGCACTAAATACCTGGCAGGCAGTAACCACTCACCCAACTGCTCTTGGGCACGGTCCACCCACACACAGAGCTAGTCTCCTCCTCACCCACAGCACCATCCCCACTGCACGGGCATCACAGACAGACCTAACCCATCCTTACTGATGGGCATTAGGGCAGTTTCCCGCTCCCCAACACGGCAAACAATGCCGTGTGAACATCTGTGCACACTGTTTTTGCATATCTGAACCGGCACTATTTCAGGAGAACACAGAAtgcaatgtttttcttcttttcctatgtTTATAAATCACAAACATTCGGATTTGGAATTAGtgtttctttaggaaaaataaagccGGGTTGATTGAATGATTCACAGCAGCACAAACTAAGCTGGTTTGTGCCTTTCCAAATGGGAAAGGAATTAGCAAAATAAATTACAAACCCCCCTCCCCTGACCCAGCATGCAGAGAAGTCAGTACCAGTGGGAGTGTTCCTCCAGGGTCTTCACGGGCTCGGTGACATTTCGGGTGTCCCAGAACTTCACCTTGCAGTCGTCCCCACAGCTGGCTAGGTAGTACTGCTTGTTGGGGTTGAAGTCCAGGTCCCTCACCAGCTGCCCGTGGGCATTCTCTATGCAGTATATCTGGCTGGGGAGAAAGCGAGGGGAGCACACGGGACAGGAAGCGGGTCACAATGACTCCACGCTGCAGACTGGCCCCGTCTCCTATTCCCCATCAAGTGCCGGCCTTGGGGGACCACTCGACCCGCCACGGCCACGCAAGCTGGGGCTCCCCCATGCGACGGGACAGCTCAGTGCCAGGGGGCCTGGTGATTCCCCCCTCAGTGCCTCTCCAGGGGGGCCCCGGCCGAGGCTTCTCGGGAGCACGTCTGTGACCCCGCAGCTTTGGAGGTGACGCTGGCTCCTAACTGTCCCAAACGTGACCTGGCCCCTCGAGAAGAGAGCAAGTCAGCAGCAGTGTGACAGCACGAGGAGCGGGGACAGAGGCAGGAGAGCTGACCCAGCTCCAGAAGGACacggagagagaaaagcaaacgGTCAGCAGAGGCTGGGAGGACAGTGCTGGTGGAGTCGGAagacacagagggagggaagagagaactaGAAAAGCAATACAAACCATGAAGGGGACCGTGTGTGTCATGGCTGGGCTGTCCTGCATCCGTTCTCAGCCCCTCGGTGCCAACACACCTCCACCACGGCCCAGTGCAATGCGGAGACACAGGGCACTTTTACGACCAGTCACTCAGCTGTTTAGGGTGTGTGTGctcatacacacacgtgcacacacacgcacggaAGCACACAtctgcacacacacgtgcgcatgAGGCACACGTACACACAGACATGCGTgcaccacacacgtgcacacacatatatgcgtGCACAGCCCTGGCTGAACCCTTGACCTCCACTGCTCCAAGCGGCTCCTCAAGGGTGTGAAATGAGAACGTTCGGTCAATCACGTCCTTCTAATGTCAGAAACCCAAACAGAGAGGCAGGTCATCCAGTGAGGCTGGACAACGGCTGCACCCGGTCAGGGGGGCGAGGCCACTGCTGCTCATTTCCTCCCGGGGTGTGACTCAGCCTCCCCTACAAGTACTCCCTCTCCCCAGGCTTCCCGGCCGCCTATGATCACCCTACGCATCTGACAATCATGCCGAGTGCACGTCCCTCCACCCTCGAGGTGAGTAAACTCACTCCCTTCCATCGTCTCCCATGCTGGACTTCCTGACCCTAAACCACGTTATATCTTGAAATGGTTTTTATATCCTGCACTTTTCCAATATCCTTATCTTTTCCTAAAAGAAGACACCCCAAACTGGAAGGAAGACCTTCCAAGTGAAACAGGCAACTGTACAAAACTAAAGCCCTGGCAGGTCGTGCGGCGCTGGGCAGATAGTCACACGCGCACGGGGCACCAGCCGAGGGTGTTCTGCATGCCCTGGGGGCAGTGATTTCAACATGAAAGCACAACACGTTCCAGAAGCAGCATTAAAAGCACCCTGGctaaataaaaaccaaagccgtttgcaaaagaagaaataacagtcAGCAAGGAATCATCCGGGGGACAGAACCGGGCAAAGGAAGGTGCCGC
Above is a window of Halichoerus grypus chromosome 10, mHalGry1.hap1.1, whole genome shotgun sequence DNA encoding:
- the EIPR1 gene encoding EARP and GARP complex-interacting protein 1 isoform X3, which gives rise to MEDDAPVIYGLEFQARALTPQTAETDAIRFLVGTQSLKYDNQIHIIDFDDENNIINKNVLLHQVGEIWHISTSPADRGVLATCYNKPGQFGVPGREGAAEVHLGTVESSPHRHPGGHCERHDHPRVGHAEHEPDILHRECPRAAGEGPGLQPQQAVLPSQLWGRLQGEVLGHPKCHRAREDPGGTLPLEGPSRARTACLPPRVWSIRYNHSHDQLVLTGSSDSRVILSNMVSISSEPFGHLVDDDDLSDQEERRPEEKSQEPPQDSVIATYEEHEDSVYAVDWSSADPWLFASLSYDGRLVINRVPRALKYHILL